The Fimbriimonas ginsengisoli Gsoil 348 genome window below encodes:
- a CDS encoding Gfo/Idh/MocA family protein, whose product MGELTRRELIAGAGALALSPHMFWRQEKTKPVGWAILGLGGYAQNQIMPAFAHCDHSRIVALISGHTDKLKRVGDRYGVPEKSRYLYETMDAIRDNSEIEAVYVITPPATHPEFAVRAAKAGKHVCSEKPMAPTPADCRRMIDACRKAGRLLQIGYRSHYETHNMRAIQACRSGELGHIKSIRSDHGFNMPGGTWRTQRALAGGGSMMDIGIYSLQALRYLSGEEPVEVTAKITNPPNDDRFRDVEDTVDFTLRFPSGLIGHGTSGYSWQPGKNRYEVVGDKHTLVSEPATSYGGNTLTLDGNPFPVTANDQFAAQIDHFSQCIRNHTKVRTPGEEGLRDIRIVQALYESARTGRPVRMRAS is encoded by the coding sequence ATGGGAGAGCTTACGAGACGAGAGTTGATCGCCGGCGCCGGCGCGCTGGCTTTGTCGCCGCATATGTTTTGGCGGCAAGAGAAGACCAAGCCGGTCGGCTGGGCGATTCTTGGCCTTGGCGGTTACGCTCAAAACCAGATCATGCCCGCCTTCGCCCACTGCGATCACTCGCGGATCGTGGCGCTGATTAGTGGACATACCGACAAACTGAAGCGGGTCGGCGATCGATACGGCGTGCCGGAGAAGAGCCGCTACCTGTACGAAACCATGGACGCGATCCGGGACAACTCCGAGATCGAGGCGGTGTACGTGATCACCCCGCCGGCCACGCACCCAGAGTTTGCGGTTCGTGCCGCGAAGGCCGGAAAGCACGTCTGTTCGGAGAAGCCGATGGCGCCGACGCCGGCCGACTGCCGCCGGATGATCGACGCCTGCCGCAAGGCGGGTCGGCTCCTGCAGATCGGCTACCGATCGCACTACGAAACGCATAACATGCGGGCGATCCAGGCTTGTCGATCGGGCGAGCTTGGGCACATCAAGTCGATCCGGTCCGATCACGGATTCAACATGCCGGGTGGTACGTGGCGAACTCAACGCGCGCTTGCGGGTGGCGGCTCGATGATGGATATCGGCATCTATTCGCTCCAAGCGCTTCGGTATCTCTCCGGGGAAGAGCCGGTGGAGGTGACGGCAAAAATCACGAATCCGCCGAACGACGATCGATTTAGGGATGTCGAGGACACCGTCGATTTCACCTTGCGGTTCCCAAGCGGGCTGATCGGGCATGGAACCAGCGGCTACTCCTGGCAGCCCGGCAAGAACCGTTACGAGGTCGTGGGAGATAAGCACACGCTCGTCAGCGAGCCGGCGACTTCGTATGGCGGAAACACCTTGACTCTGGACGGAAATCCGTTCCCGGTTACCGCGAACGACCAGTTCGCGGCGCAGATCGACCACTTCTCGCAGTGCATCCGTAACCACACCAAGGTTAGGACGCCGGGCGAGGAGGGGCTCAGGGACATTCGGATCGTCCAGGCACTGTACGAATCAGCCCGGACGGGCCGGCCGGTTCGGATGCGGGCATCGTAA
- a CDS encoding cupin domain-containing protein, with the protein MLKIPLAGDFVGASDSDFVIAEWTQDGPEWVAPLHYHRNCDEAWYVLEGVLSFLVGEDETLVPAGSAILVPKGTVHSYRNAGEVPARYLLVMTSKTHQLIDAIHSSSDRSPEGMAAVFERFDAVLLGWPRQTKV; encoded by the coding sequence GTGCTTAAGATTCCACTTGCCGGTGACTTCGTTGGCGCTTCGGACAGCGATTTTGTGATCGCGGAGTGGACTCAGGATGGGCCGGAATGGGTTGCTCCCCTTCACTACCATCGGAATTGCGACGAGGCTTGGTACGTTCTGGAAGGGGTTCTGAGCTTCCTTGTAGGAGAGGACGAGACGCTGGTGCCGGCGGGATCCGCCATCTTGGTTCCGAAAGGGACCGTGCACAGCTACCGAAACGCCGGCGAAGTCCCCGCGAGGTACCTCCTCGTGATGACGTCCAAGACCCACCAGCTCATCGACGCGATTCATTCCTCATCGGACCGATCTCCGGAAGGGATGGCGGCGGTTTTCGAGCGGTTCGATGCCGTCCTGCTCGGCTGGCCCCGACAAACGAAGGTTTAA
- a CDS encoding M14 family zinc carboxypeptidase, whose amino-acid sequence MFATLIAGLALLGPRPFDFYSFGPYDASVPKPESVLGYAPGEHHTNFRDQERVISAIAAAAHDRVKVIQYGKTPEGRPLRILAISSPRNIARLEAIRQEHADLASGKGDPAKTVPIIWINECIHGDETASFESGIWTLYNLAAARGGPLAKALDESVVMLNPVYNADGHERYVVYYNSLAVGSSDPAAFEGFQPSTVYGRLNHYRFDMNRDRVAFSQDETRQEFAEMLRWGPQVYIDQHGQVNSYFFPPEPMSINPNVNRARNAKWTELFGRATGKAFDSAGFGYFTKDEFDLYYPGYLDSSTTLSGAIGMTHETDGGRRLASEREDGSILTLRRGMEKHFLSALTVVRAASENAKPLLADYAKFKRNANNGSFAGKFQRVVMTSPDPRPLMRLREQLGFAGIRSTLAAPFHQNDAHDYWTGAAGPADFQGNVLVVDMAQPQGPLAKALLEMQSDFEPEFVKAQTGKKKTAPEGEEYPGPEGSEFYDMTGWALPFAHNLRAWWCESAPAVRALPDPVYAFKLLPSSVGYALPYRDEEDALAALDALNAGVRVSYSNKPMTVGGQSLPRGTFLVLADRNDDGYEKLLETALRGRKAEAISLNSGYPEVDREGPGSGTVGSLRKPKIALVMGSNTNLAESGAAWFLLERIWHVPFTPISGDALSRGDLGRFTAIILPSRGASSISPHLKDWVSAGGHLVMLDAPKWAIGKDAFADLTKSKEESQSLPGSLFRAELDPRSPLSYGYAAPATGKIDIAVPISGDTFYDVRKEGGSIVAFSADEKVTKLLSGWEWPTETEKALRNTVFLQDAPIGQGHVLLFTQDPTDRAMWPGLNKLVLNSILFGGN is encoded by the coding sequence ATGTTCGCCACCCTGATCGCGGGTCTCGCGCTGCTTGGACCGCGACCGTTCGACTTCTACTCCTTCGGTCCCTACGATGCCTCGGTTCCGAAACCCGAATCGGTGCTCGGTTACGCGCCTGGCGAACATCACACGAACTTTCGGGACCAGGAGCGGGTGATCTCCGCGATCGCGGCCGCGGCTCACGACCGCGTTAAAGTCATCCAATACGGCAAGACCCCGGAAGGCCGCCCGCTTCGTATCCTCGCGATCTCCTCTCCCCGCAATATCGCTCGCCTGGAGGCGATCCGCCAGGAGCACGCCGACCTCGCAAGCGGCAAAGGAGATCCGGCCAAGACGGTCCCGATCATCTGGATCAACGAATGTATCCATGGCGACGAGACTGCCAGCTTCGAGAGTGGCATATGGACCCTCTACAATCTCGCCGCCGCGCGCGGCGGGCCGCTGGCCAAGGCGCTCGACGAGTCGGTCGTCATGCTCAACCCGGTCTACAACGCGGACGGGCATGAGCGGTATGTCGTTTATTACAACTCGCTCGCCGTCGGCTCGTCCGACCCGGCCGCGTTCGAGGGATTCCAGCCGAGCACCGTCTATGGGCGGCTAAACCACTATCGATTCGATATGAATCGCGACCGGGTCGCGTTCAGCCAAGACGAGACGCGCCAGGAATTTGCGGAAATGCTTCGATGGGGGCCTCAGGTCTACATCGATCAGCACGGCCAGGTCAACAGCTACTTCTTCCCGCCCGAGCCGATGTCCATCAACCCGAATGTCAACCGAGCGAGGAATGCCAAATGGACGGAGCTTTTCGGCCGTGCCACCGGAAAGGCGTTCGATTCTGCGGGCTTCGGCTACTTCACCAAGGACGAGTTCGACCTCTACTATCCCGGCTACCTCGATTCCAGCACCACCCTTAGCGGCGCGATTGGAATGACCCACGAGACCGACGGGGGCCGCCGTCTTGCCAGCGAGCGGGAGGACGGCAGCATTCTCACCCTCCGCCGAGGCATGGAAAAGCATTTCCTGAGCGCGCTCACCGTCGTGAGGGCCGCGTCGGAGAACGCGAAGCCGCTGCTCGCCGACTACGCTAAATTCAAGCGGAACGCAAACAACGGCTCGTTCGCCGGCAAGTTCCAACGAGTGGTGATGACCTCCCCCGACCCGCGCCCGCTGATGCGGCTGCGCGAACAGCTCGGCTTTGCCGGAATCCGTTCCACCCTCGCCGCGCCGTTTCATCAAAACGACGCCCACGACTACTGGACCGGCGCGGCCGGCCCGGCCGACTTTCAGGGGAACGTCCTTGTAGTCGACATGGCGCAACCGCAAGGTCCCTTGGCGAAGGCGCTGCTGGAAATGCAAAGTGACTTCGAGCCGGAATTCGTGAAAGCCCAGACGGGCAAAAAGAAGACCGCGCCGGAAGGGGAGGAGTACCCCGGACCGGAGGGGAGCGAATTCTACGACATGACCGGATGGGCGCTCCCGTTCGCCCACAACCTCCGCGCCTGGTGGTGCGAGAGCGCTCCCGCGGTCCGAGCGTTGCCGGATCCGGTCTACGCCTTCAAACTCCTCCCCAGCTCGGTAGGTTATGCCTTGCCGTACCGGGACGAAGAGGACGCCCTGGCGGCGCTCGACGCGCTCAACGCCGGGGTGAGAGTCTCCTATTCGAATAAGCCGATGACGGTCGGCGGACAGTCGCTCCCCCGCGGGACCTTCCTGGTATTGGCCGATCGAAACGACGATGGGTACGAGAAACTGTTGGAAACCGCTCTCCGCGGCCGAAAGGCGGAAGCCATCTCGCTCAATAGCGGCTATCCAGAGGTCGATCGCGAGGGACCGGGCAGCGGCACCGTCGGCTCGTTGCGCAAGCCGAAGATCGCCCTCGTGATGGGATCCAATACCAATCTCGCCGAGTCCGGCGCGGCTTGGTTCTTGCTCGAGCGCATTTGGCATGTGCCGTTCACTCCTATTTCCGGCGACGCCCTGAGCCGAGGGGATCTGGGCCGCTTTACCGCTATCATCCTCCCTTCTCGTGGGGCGAGTTCGATCTCTCCTCATCTGAAGGACTGGGTGAGCGCGGGAGGCCATCTGGTGATGCTCGATGCCCCTAAGTGGGCGATCGGCAAAGACGCCTTCGCCGACCTGACGAAGTCGAAAGAGGAAAGCCAAAGCCTGCCCGGTTCGCTCTTCCGAGCCGAGCTCGACCCTCGCAGCCCGCTCAGCTACGGCTACGCCGCGCCCGCGACCGGCAAGATCGATATCGCGGTCCCGATCTCCGGCGATACGTTCTACGACGTGCGCAAAGAGGGCGGAAGCATCGTCGCCTTTAGCGCCGACGAGAAAGTTACCAAGCTGCTCAGCGGCTGGGAGTGGCCCACGGAAACCGAGAAAGCGCTCCGCAATACCGTCTTTCTCCAAGACGCCCCGATCGGGCAAGGCCACGTTCTCCTCTTCACGCAAGACCCTACCGACCGAGCCATGTGGCCGGGTCTCAACAAGCTTGTCCTGAACAGCATTCTTTTCGGCGGTAATTAG